One Maribacter dokdonensis DSW-8 genomic region harbors:
- the mazG gene encoding nucleoside triphosphate pyrophosphohydrolase codes for MNNRKEQLQALDRLLTIMDELREQCPWDKKQTMQSLRHLTIEETYELGDAILDNDLNEVKMELGDVLLHIIFYSKIGSETNDFDIADVANAICDKLVNRHPHIYEDVKVLNEDDVKRNWEQIKLKEGKKSVLEGVPRSLPALVKANRIQDKVAGVGFDWEEPQQVFEKVQEELGELQEEVQKGDIEKIEAEFGDVLFSMINYARFLGVNPENALERTNKKFIKRFQYLENSAKEIGKDMKDMTLEEMDIYWNKAKTYE; via the coding sequence ATGAACAATAGAAAGGAACAATTACAGGCACTTGATCGATTATTGACTATCATGGACGAATTACGGGAGCAATGCCCTTGGGATAAAAAGCAGACCATGCAATCCCTTAGACATTTGACCATAGAGGAAACCTACGAGTTGGGTGATGCCATTTTAGATAATGACCTTAATGAGGTGAAAATGGAATTGGGGGATGTACTTTTGCATATTATATTCTATTCAAAAATTGGGTCTGAAACCAATGATTTTGATATAGCTGATGTAGCTAATGCCATTTGCGATAAATTGGTGAATAGACACCCACACATTTACGAAGACGTTAAGGTGTTAAATGAAGATGACGTAAAAAGAAATTGGGAGCAGATCAAGTTAAAAGAAGGTAAGAAAAGTGTATTGGAAGGGGTTCCAAGGAGTTTGCCGGCTCTAGTGAAAGCAAATAGAATACAAGACAAGGTAGCGGGAGTAGGGTTTGATTGGGAAGAACCACAACAAGTTTTTGAAAAGGTACAGGAAGAATTAGGCGAACTTCAAGAAGAGGTGCAAAAAGGTGATATTGAAAAGATTGAAGCTGAATTTGGTGACGTACTTTTTTCAATGATCAATTACGCTAGATTTTTGGGGGTTAATCCAGAAAATGCGCTGGAAAGAACCAATAAGAAATTTATTAAGCGTTTTCAATATTTAGAAAATAGCGCAAAGGAAATAGGCAAGGATATGAAAGATATGACCTTAGAGGAAATGGATATCTATTGGAATAAAGCTAAGACCTATGAGTAA
- a CDS encoding sugar phosphate isomerase/epimerase family protein yields the protein MKTRRNFLKRAGLFSAATLLTPQLNLAFPKNSIYGVQLYSFREAMLKNPKKALETIASLGFKEIESAGSNKGYYYGLSPVEMGETCKALGMTLTSGHVHLDDKFERTIAHAVASGQEYLICSSLPSKGQTIDNYKRVAEKFNIAGEACKRQGLKFGYHNHEYEFESEKGEILYDVLMDNTQKDLVHMELDLGWVVVAGKDPLHYFKKYPGRFPLWHLKDMNMHEKVSTEFGKGVLDIPLMIELKELSGVEHIYIEQEEYSSTPIESMQYNMNYLMNL from the coding sequence ATGAAAACACGCAGAAATTTTCTTAAACGGGCAGGTCTGTTCAGTGCCGCTACCCTTTTAACGCCTCAGCTTAATTTAGCATTTCCTAAAAATTCAATATACGGCGTACAGCTTTATTCATTTAGAGAAGCCATGTTGAAAAATCCTAAAAAAGCCTTGGAAACAATTGCAAGCTTAGGTTTTAAGGAAATTGAAAGTGCAGGGTCAAATAAAGGCTATTACTATGGTTTATCACCTGTGGAAATGGGTGAAACCTGTAAAGCATTAGGCATGACACTTACCAGTGGTCATGTACATTTAGATGATAAATTTGAACGGACTATAGCACATGCAGTAGCATCTGGACAGGAATATTTGATTTGTTCGTCGTTACCTTCTAAAGGACAAACTATAGATAATTACAAAAGGGTTGCTGAAAAGTTCAATATCGCTGGTGAAGCATGTAAAAGGCAAGGTTTAAAATTTGGCTATCATAATCATGAATATGAATTTGAATCTGAAAAAGGAGAGATTCTTTATGATGTTCTTATGGATAATACCCAAAAGGATCTAGTGCATATGGAACTTGATTTGGGTTGGGTGGTTGTTGCCGGTAAAGACCCCTTACATTATTTTAAAAAATACCCGGGCAGGTTTCCGTTATGGCATTTGAAGGATATGAATATGCATGAAAAAGTAAGTACTGAATTTGGTAAAGGGGTGCTTGACATACCTTTAATGATTGAGTTAAAAGAATTATCTGGTGTTGAACATATTTACATTGAACAAGAAGAATATAGTAGCACACCTATAGAAAGCATGCAGTATAACATGAATTATTTAATGAATCTATAA
- a CDS encoding SMP-30/gluconolactonase/LRE family protein, with protein sequence MKTKYTIISSLALGILVFSCKAQHSSIIADDTLLVKVDSTYSFTEGPASDKDGNVYFTDQPNDKIIKWHANDNSLSIFKEPSGRANGLYFDHDGNLLAAADENNELWRIDSNGNVDTLLTSFEDKKLNGPNDIWVDLKGGIYFTDPYYQREYWTRTKAEISEKNVYYISPDGKEVSIIASGFVQPNGIIGTPDGKTLYVADIGDKKTYAYTIQPNGTLKGKKLFTNMGSDGMTIDNKGNIYLTGDGVTVFNKKGEQIHHIPINENWTANITFGGKDQNILFITAMGAIYTLKMNVKGVRY encoded by the coding sequence ATGAAAACCAAGTATACCATAATCAGTTCTCTTGCCTTAGGCATTCTTGTATTCTCTTGTAAAGCCCAACATTCATCTATAATAGCAGACGATACGTTGCTAGTTAAAGTAGATAGTACATACAGTTTTACAGAGGGTCCGGCCTCAGATAAAGATGGCAATGTTTATTTTACCGATCAACCAAATGATAAAATAATTAAGTGGCATGCAAATGACAATTCGCTAAGTATATTCAAAGAACCTTCGGGTAGGGCAAACGGTCTATATTTTGACCATGACGGAAATTTATTGGCCGCTGCAGACGAGAATAATGAACTATGGAGAATTGACAGTAACGGAAATGTTGATACCCTATTAACTTCTTTTGAAGATAAAAAACTTAATGGTCCTAATGATATTTGGGTAGATTTAAAAGGTGGTATCTATTTTACCGACCCCTATTACCAAAGAGAATACTGGACAAGAACTAAGGCAGAAATTTCAGAAAAGAATGTGTATTACATATCTCCAGATGGAAAAGAGGTATCTATTATAGCTTCTGGTTTTGTTCAGCCCAATGGTATCATAGGTACTCCAGACGGTAAAACACTTTACGTTGCTGATATTGGGGATAAAAAAACATATGCTTACACCATACAACCTAATGGAACCCTAAAAGGTAAAAAACTTTTCACCAATATGGGTTCAGATGGCATGACCATTGACAATAAAGGCAATATATATCTTACAGGTGATGGTGTTACTGTTTTTAACAAGAAAGGCGAACAAATACATCATATTCCTATAAACGAAAACTGGACGGCCAATATCACTTTTGGAGGTAAGGACCAAAACATACTATTCATTACGGCAATGGGTGCTATTTACACTCTAAAAATGAATGTGAAAGGTGTTAGGTACTAG
- a CDS encoding MIP/aquaporin family protein, with protein sequence MLNDLKSNQTMITYIFEFIGTALLILIGNGIVANLVLKGTKGSDSGWTGISLAWGIAVFIGVFVSADTSGAHLNPAVTIGLAVAGKFSWSLAPGYILAQILGAMMGNFLVWLNYKKQYEETEDTSAILATFSTSPAIRSPFWNMVTEIIGAFALVFGVFYIAGGTMGDSPVSLGSLDALPVALLVMGIGFGLGGPTGYAINPARDFGPRLLHSILPIKNKGKSDWGYAWVPIVGPIIGGVLAALLFMLIETLQ encoded by the coding sequence ATCTTAAACGACTTAAAATCCAACCAAACTATGATAACATATATTTTTGAATTTATTGGAACCGCATTACTCATTTTAATAGGAAATGGTATTGTTGCCAATTTAGTTTTAAAAGGTACCAAAGGAAGCGATTCTGGCTGGACAGGAATATCCCTAGCTTGGGGTATAGCCGTTTTTATTGGTGTTTTTGTTTCCGCAGATACCAGCGGTGCCCATTTAAACCCAGCTGTCACCATTGGTTTGGCCGTAGCCGGTAAATTTTCATGGTCATTGGCACCTGGCTATATCCTAGCTCAAATTTTAGGGGCAATGATGGGAAATTTTTTGGTATGGCTCAATTATAAAAAACAATATGAAGAAACGGAAGATACAAGTGCTATTTTAGCCACCTTTTCTACATCACCCGCCATTAGAAGTCCGTTTTGGAATATGGTTACAGAAATCATAGGTGCATTCGCCTTAGTATTCGGTGTATTTTATATTGCCGGGGGCACTATGGGAGATAGTCCTGTTTCTTTAGGTTCATTAGATGCCCTACCAGTAGCCTTATTGGTGATGGGTATAGGTTTTGGTTTAGGAGGCCCTACGGGATATGCTATAAATCCTGCACGTGATTTTGGACCAAGATTATTACATTCCATTTTGCCCATTAAAAATAAAGGAAAAAGTGATTGGGGCTATGCATGGGTACCTATTGTAGGTCCTATAATTGGCGGAGTACTAGCCGCATTACTATTCATGCTTATAGAAACATTGCAATAA
- a CDS encoding alpha/beta hydrolase: MKKIILVTCIFISMNVLAQKMVDLPFEKNADVTWSTAEREYYSDIWENEVVTNVSVPRLEVFEADQPNGTSVIVAPGGGLYGLSIESEGRQVAKWLNKKGITAFVLKYRLVPTGIDGIKEITDEGATNPAKIGERVTPVLPLSIADGLSAITYVRTNASNMKLDPNKIGFMGFSAGGAVTMGVTFNATENNRPNFIVPVYPWMTVLGEYSVPQDAPPMLVICASDDPLGLAKPSADLYSAWLTNGKNTAMHMYSKGGHGFGMKTQNLASDNWISQVYKWALTEKFTETINK, translated from the coding sequence ATGAAGAAAATTATTTTAGTTACCTGTATTTTTATCTCCATGAATGTACTTGCACAAAAGATGGTAGATCTGCCCTTTGAAAAAAATGCCGATGTAACCTGGTCAACGGCAGAAAGAGAATACTATTCTGATATTTGGGAAAACGAAGTGGTCACCAATGTTTCCGTACCACGATTAGAGGTATTTGAAGCTGACCAACCAAACGGCACCAGTGTCATTGTTGCACCAGGTGGCGGACTTTACGGCCTAAGTATTGAAAGCGAAGGTAGACAAGTTGCAAAGTGGTTGAATAAAAAAGGTATCACCGCTTTTGTTTTAAAATATAGGTTAGTACCTACCGGTATTGATGGTATAAAAGAGATTACCGATGAAGGAGCAACCAACCCGGCTAAAATAGGTGAAAGGGTAACGCCCGTTTTACCTTTATCTATTGCGGATGGGCTTTCTGCCATTACATATGTAAGAACCAATGCAAGTAATATGAAATTGGACCCCAATAAAATTGGCTTTATGGGTTTTTCCGCTGGCGGGGCCGTTACCATGGGAGTTACATTTAATGCAACGGAAAACAACAGACCAAACTTCATAGTACCAGTTTATCCTTGGATGACAGTTTTAGGGGAATATAGTGTACCGCAAGATGCGCCGCCTATGTTGGTGATTTGTGCATCTGATGACCCTTTAGGTTTGGCAAAACCAAGTGCCGACTTATATTCCGCATGGTTAACAAATGGCAAAAATACCGCTATGCACATGTATTCTAAAGGCGGACATGGATTTGGGATGAAAACCCAAAATTTAGCATCGGATAATTGGATATCACAGGTTTACAAATGGGCACTAACTGAAAAATTCACAGAAACCATTAATAAATAA
- a CDS encoding SGNH/GDSL hydrolase family protein, giving the protein MSQQQLNLKTIKKIRTLTVLIFFVSLTSFGQVENVFTKEVKDITAKYDSIWDSSKETIVFTGSSSVRLWRKLQEEFPDHQIINSGFGGSQASDLLYFIDELILSYNPKKVFIYEGDNDLWAKKRPADVLDTTADIIRRIKAKNTSTQVILISAKPSISRWKIRGKYKRLNRKMERFTQDDPNLFYVDVWKPMLNKRKLKTDIFIEDGLHMNQKGYDIWYAAMKDLVNQP; this is encoded by the coding sequence ATGTCTCAACAACAACTCAACCTTAAAACCATAAAAAAAATAAGAACACTTACTGTTCTTATTTTTTTTGTTTCCTTAACCAGTTTTGGGCAAGTAGAAAATGTATTTACAAAAGAGGTAAAAGATATCACCGCCAAGTATGACAGTATTTGGGATTCCAGTAAAGAGACCATTGTATTCACAGGTAGTTCAAGCGTACGCCTATGGAGAAAATTACAAGAGGAGTTTCCCGATCATCAAATCATCAATAGTGGTTTTGGAGGATCACAAGCATCTGACCTTTTATACTTTATAGATGAACTGATATTATCTTACAACCCTAAAAAGGTATTTATATATGAAGGTGATAATGATTTGTGGGCTAAAAAAAGACCTGCTGATGTTCTTGATACTACCGCAGATATCATCCGTCGAATAAAAGCAAAAAATACCTCAACACAAGTTATATTAATATCGGCAAAACCAAGTATTAGCCGTTGGAAAATTCGAGGAAAATATAAAAGGTTAAATAGAAAAATGGAACGTTTTACCCAAGACGACCCAAATTTGTTCTATGTAGATGTATGGAAACCTATGTTGAACAAGCGAAAACTAAAAACCGATATTTTTATTGAAGACGGTTTACATATGAACCAAAAAGGTTATGATATTTGGTATGCAGCCATGAAAGAT